The Heterodontus francisci isolate sHetFra1 chromosome 13, sHetFra1.hap1, whole genome shotgun sequence genome includes a region encoding these proteins:
- the slc1a4 gene encoding neutral amino acid transporter A isoform X2, with the protein MNILGLILFAIIFGIALRKLGPDGEQLIKFFSAFNDATMILVSWIMWYAPIGILFLVASKIVEMDDVVSLVTGLGKYILASILGHVIHGGIILPLIYLLFTRRNPYKFLLGIITPLTTAFGTCSSSATLPSMIKCVEENNGIDKRISRFVLPIGATVNMDGAAIFQSVAAIFIANLNDVTLDAGQIFTIIVTATASSIGAAGIPAGGVLTIAIILEAIGLPTNDLSLILAVDWIVDRSCTVVNVEGDALGAGILHYTSLKELDAEKTELTDVKVEAVANPSSEEETSPLVSYTNQLPTPANSTDPEPKESVL; encoded by the exons ATGAACATACTGGGATTGATCCTCTTTGCAATTATTTTTGGAATAGCCCTCAGGAAGCTTGGCCCTGATGGAGAGCAGTTGATTAAGTTTTTCAGCGCCTTCAATGATGCAACTATGATCTTAGTTTCTTGGATTATGTG GTATGCACCAATTGGAATCCTGTTCCTGGTTGCCAGCAAAATAGTGGAGATGGATGATGTTGTCTCCCTGGTAACCGGCTTGGGAAAATACATTCTTGCTTCCATATTGGGACATGTTATACATGGAGGAATTATTCTGCCCTTGATCTATTTGCTGTTTACCCGCAGAAATCCATACAAGTTTCTGTTAGGCATCATCACCCCATTAACAACGGCATTCGGAACATGTTCCAG CTCTGCCACCCTTCCATCAATGATCAAGTGTGTTGAAGAAAACAATGGAATCGATAAAAGGATTTCCAGGTTTGTCCTTCCCATCGGAGCTACAGTCAACATGGATGGAGCTGCTATATTTCAGAGTGTTGCTGCTATCTTCATTGCAAACCTGAATGATGTCACCTTAGATGCAGGACAGATCTTTACTATTAT AGTGACTGCTACAGCATCCAGCATTGGAGCAGCAGGAATTCCAGCTGGAGGAGTGCTCACAATCGCAATTATTCTGGAAGCTATTGGACTTCCCACCAATGACCTCTCCCTCATATTAGCAGTTGACTGGATTGT GGACCGAAGCTGCACTGTGGTTAATGTAGAAGGGGACGCTCTGGGAGCGGGAATTCTTCACTACACCAGCTTGAAAGAATTGGACGCAGAGAAAACGGAACTAACAGATGTGAAAGTTGAAGCTGTGGCTAACCCTAGTTCAGAGGAAGAAACATCTCCACTTGTCTCATACACCAATCAGCTCCCAACTCCTGCAAACTCCACGGACCCCGAACCAAAAGAATCTGTACTATGA